Within Chloroflexota bacterium, the genomic segment ACCGGCGCCACCATCGGGCAGATCGTCGCGCGCCACGGACGTGAGCACGACGTGGCGCAGCCCGAGGACAGCTACCGCTCGCCCGACTCGCTCGGGCTCATCGGCGTCCACCGCGACTGGCCGACCGGTCGCCACCGCGCAGAAGCCGCACGCGCGCGTGCACACGTCGCCGAGGAGCATCAGCGTCGCGGTGCCGTGTCCCCAGCATTCGGCGACGTTCGGGCACCGCGCCTCTTCGCAGACCGTATGGAGCCGAAGGTCGCGGACGAGTCCACGAACGCGGGTGTACTCGTCCCCACTCGGGACGCGCACTTTCAGCCACGGCGGTTTGGGAGCGCGGTCTGGCGGGGAGCTGCGACGCGGAAAGGTCGGCCTGGGTGGCACAGCGCCCGAGAGCATATCCGCGTTATACCACTCGGGGTTCGCCAGCGATGCGCGACACGGTGAAGCATCCCGACGGTGGAGATGTCCACGGGCATGCTCTCGGCGTCACATCTTTGGCCAACACACAGATGGATACGCTCTCCGACATTGCGCGCAAAGGAGAAGGCATGGAGTACGAATCGCCGGTTCCCGCGTCGACTCGATCGCTGGTCATGCTAGAGGTTGCCGCCGAGCTGGTGGCGCCCCGAGAAAGCCCGTATCCCCAGGCGCAAGTTCAGCTGCGTCCTCAGGGAGCTGAAGGTTGGACGTACACCCTGATCGGCAGCGACACGCCGGAGGCCATCTGGCAGGTGGCGCGTCGCGAGGTCGACATCGCGACGATCAACCCGAGCGGTCCCCTCACCATGGCGTTTCGCGGGAAGGGTCCGTTTCGCGAGCCGGTGCCCGTGCGCGCCATCGCCGTGATTCCCTCCCTGGACTGGCTCGGATTCGCCGTCAAGACGTCGACGGGGCTCACGTCCCTGGCGGACGTCAAGGGGCGGAAGTACCCGCTCCGGGTGTCGATTCGAGCCCAGAAGGGCCACTCGACGATCCTCTACATCGACAGCGTCCTCGCCGCCTACGGTTTCTCCCTCGACGACATCGAGCGCTGGGGCGGGCACGTTTCCTACGACGCGGGCATGCCCTACGCGCCGGCGCGCTCGAGGAAGGTCGCGTCGGGCGAGGTTGAGGCGGTGTTCGACGAAGCGCTCACCCGCTTCATTCCCATGATGCCCGATCTGGGCCTGCGTCTCCTCCCCATCCATGAGCCAGTGCTGCGCGCGATGGAGGAGTTGGGGCTTCGGCGCGGCACGATCACCCAGAAGCTGTTTCCCACCCTGGACCGCGACGTCGTAACGCTCGACTTCAGCGGCTGGCCCGTGTTCACCCACGCCGACGTGGACGCCGAATTCGTCTACGCGTTCTGTCGGGCCCTTGCCGCGCGCCGCGGCGATATCCCGTTTCAGGAGCCTGGCCCGCTCCCGCTCGAGACGATGTGCTGCGATTCCGAGGCAGGACCGCTCGACGTCCCGCTTCACCCGGGGGCCGAGCGGTACTGGCGTGAGGTGGGCTACCTGCGGTAGCCCTCGATTACACCTGCTCGGCGCTCGGCCGTCGTCGCTGCATGTCCTCGTCGGCCTGGACGAGCAGCGCGTCTGGCACATCGGGCAAGACGTCGGCGCTCGCGGCGCCCCATGCGCAGCGAATCGGCACCGGGACACCGCGCCGCGACCCAAGCTCGCTGATTTGCTGGGCCACCCGAGCCAGGATTGGCTGCACGGCTGAGGGCTCGACGTCGACCAGGAGCAGGGCGAACTCGTCGCCTCCATATCGAGCGACGAGATCGGCCTTGCGGGCGTTTTCGTTGAGGGTGTCTGCGACGGCGCGCAGCGCTTCGTCTCCAACGTCGTATCCGAAGCGATCGTTGATGGCGCGCAGGCGGACGATGTCCAGCGACACGAGGGTCGCACCGCGACCGCGCCGTCGCGCCTGGGCGGCGATGCGCGCGTATTGGTCGTGGAAGGCGCGGCGATTGGGGAGCCCGGTCAACGGATCGGGCGCGTACCGGGCGAGACGGCGGTCGGTCTCGTGGATGCGATTCGCCAGCACGCGCATGAGCGCCATAGCGAGATCGG encodes:
- a CDS encoding TAXI family TRAP transporter solute-binding subunit, translating into MEYESPVPASTRSLVMLEVAAELVAPRESPYPQAQVQLRPQGAEGWTYTLIGSDTPEAIWQVARREVDIATINPSGPLTMAFRGKGPFREPVPVRAIAVIPSLDWLGFAVKTSTGLTSLADVKGRKYPLRVSIRAQKGHSTILYIDSVLAAYGFSLDDIERWGGHVSYDAGMPYAPARSRKVASGEVEAVFDEALTRFIPMMPDLGLRLLPIHEPVLRAMEELGLRRGTITQKLFPTLDRDVVTLDFSGWPVFTHADVDAEFVYAFCRALAARRGDIPFQEPGPLPLETMCCDSEAGPLDVPLHPGAERYWREVGYLR
- a CDS encoding lipoyl synthase; translated protein: MLSGAVPPRPTFPRRSSPPDRAPKPPWLKVRVPSGDEYTRVRGLVRDLRLHTVCEEARCPNVAECWGHGTATLMLLGDVCTRACGFCAVATGRPVAVDADEPERVGRAVAVLGLRHVVLTSVARDDLPDGGAG